The following are from one region of the Eubacterium sp. MSJ-33 genome:
- the atpE gene encoding ATP synthase F0 subunit C: MNTITGETIINAASAIGAGIAVCSGIGPGIGQGIAAGYGASAVGRNPGAKGDIMSTMLLGQAVAETTGLYGLVVSLLLMFVKPFK, translated from the coding sequence ATGAATACTATTACAGGTGAAACAATTATCAACGCTGCATCCGCAATCGGTGCAGGTATTGCAGTTTGTTCCGGTATCGGTCCCGGTATCGGTCAGGGTATCGCTGCCGGCTACGGTGCTTCCGCAGTTGGACGTAACCCGGGTGCAAAGGGTGACATCATGTCAACGATGCTTCTTGGACAGGCGGTAGCCGAGACAACCGGTCTGTATGGTCTGGTTGTATCACTTCTTCTGATGTTCGTTAAGCCTTTCAAGTAA
- the atpF gene encoding F0F1 ATP synthase subunit B gives MTGIANIALLSEETGRIFGLDAQLLFDILVQGLAVFLLFIFLTYVLINPVRKVLEDRQNKIKDDLSHAATDREEAEKLRAEYDEKIKNANSEAGEILSSARKRAVKNEENIIAEAKEEAGRIIDRANSEAKLEKERVKDEVKQEIIGVATAMAGKFVASSLDENTQASLIDETLKEMGDDTWRNK, from the coding sequence ATGACAGGAATTGCAAATATCGCGCTTCTGTCAGAGGAGACGGGCCGTATCTTCGGTCTGGATGCGCAGCTTCTGTTCGATATACTGGTACAGGGACTTGCGGTATTTCTGCTCTTCATCTTTCTGACTTATGTGCTGATCAATCCGGTGCGCAAGGTGCTCGAGGACAGACAGAACAAGATCAAGGATGACCTTTCTCATGCGGCGACAGACCGCGAGGAGGCAGAGAAGCTTCGTGCAGAGTATGATGAAAAAATCAAAAATGCGAACAGCGAAGCGGGTGAGATCCTTTCTTCCGCAAGAAAACGTGCGGTGAAGAACGAGGAGAACATTATTGCCGAGGCGAAGGAAGAAGCAGGACGCATTATCGACAGAGCAAACAGTGAAGCCAAACTTGAAAAAGAACGTGTGAAGGATGAGGTGAAACAGGAGATCATCGGTGTGGCAACCGCAATGGCAGGAAAATTTGTTGCATCCTCTCTTGATGAGAACACACAGGCTTCTCTGATTGATGAGACGCTGAAAGAGATGGGTGATGATACATGGCGAAACAAGTAG